One region of Niallia sp. Man26 genomic DNA includes:
- a CDS encoding TetR family transcriptional regulator — MKKQQPQISEDKIIETSWELLGEDGIEKFSMRRLANRLGIQAPSLYWYFKSKQKLYQRLANHVSKVIMEEFHSDGDWKEQLTALAVTTRSVLSRYPCSTQMMMMTLPHEPDIIRFTNRMLLCVESTPLEQGQKMQVVTTLVNYVFYFVLDDYQHERNVSVALKEQETLPGDELIQLLDSMSETDAGLFKRMFTGGLFELMGTDGAFEFGVKVIILGIEQVIKEQEK, encoded by the coding sequence ATGAAAAAGCAGCAGCCTCAGATTTCAGAGGATAAAATTATAGAAACGTCGTGGGAGCTTCTTGGAGAGGATGGGATAGAAAAATTTAGTATGAGACGCTTGGCCAACCGGCTTGGGATACAGGCTCCATCACTGTATTGGTATTTTAAAAGCAAGCAGAAACTCTATCAACGGCTAGCAAACCATGTATCGAAGGTAATTATGGAAGAGTTCCACTCCGATGGAGACTGGAAGGAGCAACTGACAGCACTTGCGGTAACAACACGGAGCGTGCTCAGCAGATATCCATGTTCCACACAGATGATGATGATGACACTGCCCCATGAACCGGATATCATTCGCTTCACTAACCGCATGCTGCTCTGTGTTGAATCGACGCCACTTGAGCAAGGGCAGAAAATGCAAGTCGTTACGACGCTTGTAAACTATGTTTTTTACTTTGTCCTAGATGATTATCAGCATGAGCGGAATGTTTCCGTTGCCCTTAAGGAACAGGAAACACTTCCAGGTGATGAGCTGATACAACTTCTGGACAGTATGAGCGAAACAGACGCTGGATTGTTTAAGAGAATGTTCACTGGCGGGCTGTTCGAGTTGATGGGAACCGACGGAGCTTTTGAGTTCGGCGTGAAGGTGATAATATTGGGAATTGAGCAAGTAATAAAGGAACAGGAAAAATAA
- a CDS encoding MATE family efflux transporter, with protein sequence MDAENLYYFEKAPVAKAVAHFAVPMMIGSSMNVIYSLLNAYFLGTLHNTAMLTALALTLPLFAIIMAFGNLVGMGSGTFISRLLGEKKYNDVLHVSSFAFYSSLILGLIMIVVGLPLIDSIVHGLGAMSDSFIFTKEYVTVMIIGSPFVILFFTLENIVRSEGAAITSMIGMILSVVLNIILDALVIFVFHWDVIGVATATVISNLAASAYFAYHIGKKSPFLTISLKWFKASKEILSNVSKVGIPIFIMSIFLGAMSLIFNHFLVDYGEQAVAAYGISSRLLQFPEFIVMGLCEGVVPLIAFAFTANKLRMKTTIGFTIKAIVTLAVVFGIAVYFVSDHLIGLFTTDPQLIEMGSYILHVTFLSLFITGMTTLFTGIFQATAQGTAAFIMSIIQGITLIPVLFIANHLYGFEGVVWSIVIADAVAFLVGAFMLYVLRNKLQPELDSLVENI encoded by the coding sequence ATGGATGCAGAAAACCTCTATTATTTTGAAAAAGCACCTGTCGCAAAAGCTGTAGCTCACTTTGCAGTACCAATGATGATTGGTTCATCAATGAATGTTATATATTCCCTTCTTAATGCTTATTTCCTTGGAACACTCCATAATACTGCCATGTTAACTGCACTCGCATTAACATTGCCGTTATTCGCAATCATAATGGCATTTGGCAATTTAGTGGGCATGGGCAGCGGTACATTTATTTCCCGTTTGCTAGGAGAGAAAAAATATAATGATGTCTTGCATGTGTCTTCATTTGCCTTTTACAGCAGTTTAATTCTCGGTCTTATTATGATAGTCGTAGGTCTTCCGTTGATTGATTCAATTGTTCATGGCTTGGGAGCAATGTCAGACTCCTTTATATTCACAAAAGAATATGTAACAGTTATGATTATTGGTTCCCCATTCGTTATATTGTTTTTCACACTGGAGAATATCGTACGCTCAGAGGGTGCAGCAATTACATCGATGATTGGGATGATTCTCAGTGTTGTTTTAAATATTATTCTTGATGCTTTAGTCATCTTCGTATTCCATTGGGACGTGATTGGTGTTGCAACTGCTACAGTTATTTCTAACTTGGCTGCGAGTGCCTATTTCGCCTACCATATAGGAAAAAAGAGCCCATTTTTAACGATCTCTTTAAAATGGTTTAAAGCCTCCAAAGAGATTTTGAGCAATGTAAGTAAAGTTGGAATTCCAATCTTTATCATGAGCATCTTTTTAGGTGCAATGTCGCTTATCTTTAACCATTTTCTTGTCGATTACGGGGAACAGGCTGTAGCGGCATACGGAATTTCATCTCGTTTATTGCAATTTCCTGAGTTTATTGTAATGGGCTTATGTGAAGGAGTCGTGCCATTAATTGCCTTCGCTTTCACAGCAAATAAATTACGTATGAAAACTACGATTGGATTTACGATTAAAGCAATTGTGACGTTAGCAGTCGTGTTCGGCATCGCAGTTTACTTTGTATCCGACCACTTAATCGGTTTATTTACAACTGACCCGCAATTAATTGAAATGGGCAGCTATATTTTACATGTAACGTTTCTATCCTTGTTCATTACAGGAATGACCACACTATTTACAGGCATCTTCCAAGCAACAGCACAAGGAACTGCCGCATTTATTATGTCCATTATTCAAGGAATTACGCTGATTCCTGTATTGTTTATTGCCAATCATTTATATGGATTTGAAGGGGTCGTTTGGTCGATTGTCATTGCAGATGCCGTCGCATTTCTTGTTGGTGCCTTTATGCTGTATGTTCTGCGTAATAAATTGCAGCCGGAATTGGATAGTTTAGTAGAAAACATATAA